The following DNA comes from Camelina sativa cultivar DH55 chromosome 14, Cs, whole genome shotgun sequence.
CCAAGAGACGGCTGTATTTTGATGGGAGATAAATGTATTCTATAGAGAGTGCGCGAATAAACTATTATCCTTTGTCAAATACTTCGTTAAATTCGgttacttctctctctttttttaagttGGACTTGGTAAGCTTATTCATATTAGAGAGATCAGAAACTTTCATCTTctaaccaaattaaaaagagatGGTGActattagaaaaatagaaatcttTCAGACGTAATATAGAGGAAATTTTGAacaaggaaatatatataatatggtagTATAATGTATTGGggaaaagaagagaataaatGTGTATGGCGACAGGTGGCCAAATAATTGGTATACTAGTTTCCGAAGAGCTAACTAAGTGAGTCCAGCTCAATTAAGTATATAAATCTGTAGAGGATTTTCTTATTACTTTaccttgtgtttgttttgtaaatggTAATCATAACCTGTGTGTACGTATCGGAGTATACTGTATCCTGGTTGTTGCTCCTTTTTGATTGCTTACCGCCCAAGCAACCAGTCCAGACTCTGTTGTATAGGAAACACCAATTTGAACAGTCACTTACTTTACTTTTAGGGGTGAAATTGAGATTTGTATAtgatgagagattgagagtgaTGTGAAAGATACCTTGACGCATTCAGGCAACTCGTTATCTGTTGTTCTAACATGGacctgaagagagagagagagaaagggaggtTTTGGGATTGTGAATATTCTTTGTATAGTTTGCGAAACTGAAAGGTACTAAAGTGTTGTTGAAGGGACTGATACCTTTATGACTCGTTGGTAGGCAGAGATTTTGTTGTGTTCGATGCAGGCGAGAACTACGAGTGCAGCAGCTACAGTTGAGGGCCAAAAACAGAGTTGAGTGTGGTCGGATAGTGAGGTAATAGCCAGGGATTTGGCTTTCCTTTCAACTTCTGGATTGGCTCGAGCAGCTTTTAAGTAGAACCTGCGAtgtattaataataatagtgATATCACTGATATGTATCTTTCTGTGAGTATATGTGTCTTGGAACATGGAAATATATAGTAAGAGAGGTGTTACCACAAGAAGTTAAAGATTGTGGGTGTGAAGCATTTGAAGTTGAGGACTTCTTGAACCAGCCACTCCATTGCCACTACTTCATGCCGGCTATATTTTAGGTTCTGAATTCTGAAGTTCCCTTTCCGGATGCTAATTAAAAAGAGGAAGTATCAGGTGAGCAGCTCAAGAATATTAAACTATTCCTGTGTGTTGTAGAATGTTTTGCAGTAAAGAGTTTTTTTGAGAAACATAATCCAATTTTCGACACACATGAAAAGCCAATTCACTAATTGCTTATAGAAAACAAGAAGGGTTTGCATTAGACCATTATTAGGTTCCTGATTTGGTTGACTATAATACTCAGTTCTTAATCTTTTTCCTATTCAGAACAGTTATCTAATGAACACTGGAAGTCACAATAATGGAGAGGGAATATGGGTTGGTACCTGTTGTAAGGTTGATTTTCTTCAATTCTGGTGGCCAGAGTAAGACTCGCAATCCCGACTAGTATTAGAGTCCTTTCGCTTTTGAATAATCCTTTGCTCAGGAATCGATTCAACAGACCAACTCCTAGAAACAATGTCTCTTGCTGAAGCTCCATTTTAGAACATTGCTGCTTGTAATCAGAGAGAAGACAATCAGCAACACAGAATACCATTGCTTACTGATACATAAACCTTAAAAGATTCCAAAGTAAGCTATATAGACTTCTTTAGGCTAAAACATTCTTAAAATCAGGAACAAGATCTCCGAATATTCATTCTCTTCTGCTACTGATACATATTTCCGAGCTTCAACATTCAGAGATCAAAAGATATATAACTACATGCAAATGAACAGAAAGATAATATTCACCTCCACAATCCATTGAACCATGATGCAGCGTAGACGTGTGATGATATCAGTATGGTTCATCCTGGAACAGTAAGCTTTAGCACAGTCCCGCATATATGCAAGActcctctctctttccctcAGCCTTTGATAACTCTCTTCCACCTCCTCATCATCAAACCTTAGCacctaaaaaaaacaatgtatacTTAAGATCCATTCCACAACACAATTTCAGAGTCAAATCTTGAACACAGAGCAGAGCAAGTCTCAGATCAAAACAGACTTAGTAATCGATTGAATTTTCAAGCCTATAACCACATCGTCAATCTCTAACCACTAGCAATTGTTCCAAGAGATATGAAGGCATTATACAACTTACTTCAGAGAGAAATTCTTCTTGGCAAGAAGATCCTAGTTCGTTCGGAATTGTGGATCTACAGAACTGTTCCTTGAACTCGAGGTACAGAGAGCGAGAATGCGAAATAGGAGAATCAGAGGACGATTTCTCAGAGAATTCACTACCAGAGTCGAAATATAACGACGGAGTGTAATCCGAGCAATCGAAGTCGGAATACTGAGAATATATCTCTGAACGCTGCTCGGATGACTCATCCTCGTCCAGAGAATCTGAAACCTCTTCGTCCGAGAACTTCTCAGAGCAAGCGAGATCAGAGACGCATCCGACTATCTCAAGCTCCGGCTTCGATTCCTTAGCCGATACAAGAGAGGAATCAGCTTCCACGAAGCTGATCGGTTTGGAGATTTCAATTTCTTCGTTATCATCAGCTCCTCCGGTAACACTCCCAAGCTTGGAACAGTACTCCACTCCCGATATGAATGAAACGACGTCGCTCTCCTTATTCTCCGATCCGAAACTCAAATTCCGGCTGTTGGAGACATGCTCGGCGAAGGTAACGTCGGATCGTGAGTAAGAGATTTCGTCGTTCTCGTTGATTTCTACTCCGACGTTTCCTTTCACCTTCAATCTCCTCAATCCAGCACCGGAACTCGAATCAACACAAGACGATTCGCTTACTTCGATCTCATCTGCTTCCTTCTCCTTGTGTAGCTTAGCGTATGACCTCGTAATCCTCCGGAACTTCGAATCACCAACCGTCTCCTTCACCGCATCTCTAACaggtttagaaacttctatctCTTCAATTCGAGTCTTCTCGACTCTGCTCGAACCACAGGAAACGTTGTCATCGGCTACGAAAAGAAAATCGGAGCAGGAATCGACAGAAGCAGCAGAGACTCCGATTTGTTTGCTCCAGAGAGGTGACTGAACAACAACGGGAGAGATCTGAGCTCTCTTCCGGCGTAAACGCGTCGATAGGAGCTTCTTCCCGGGGAACGGCGTTGGCTCAGCCTTGCGCTTCGACGCGAtctccttcattttttttctccgaCGAAAGCTTAAAATTAGAAATTCGAATTCGAATTTTGAAATTGGAAGTTCGTTGGTTAGAGAGGACTAGAGTGTGGAATGATACAGTTATGGAAGTTTTAAAGCGAAGAGTGGAGGTGGAGAGTTAGAGGAACTTATACCCTGCGGGTTGGTGCACCGTGCACGTGAAAACGTCGTTTGCAATTAAGATTTTGCAGTTGTCTCTCAATCGCAAGTTTTAGACGCTATTCAGTCTCGTTTCATTTggcaaaatatattattagatcaGCGTTTGCGTTTGAATTTTGTATCAGTAAAATCACCATTTTAGCATAAAAATATATGCGGTTTTGATAAATTACTTCGAGTGATTGATaactttaataattaatttctcTAGTATGCTTTTATCGACATATACAGATATACTGTCTAATCGTTTTTCTGGCATCAAACATCACGTGGAACTGGAAGGACtataataaaagaaacacaatttgagcatataaaggagtgttttaatttttcatattattgaatgtaaaaaaaaaaaaaagtgtgaatttcattaaaaaaaacatatataagtttTGTGGACGTCATATTGTTGgttaaaagagaattttaaaatatatatatacaactttatACATACATGACTTGCGTAACGTGTGTTACGTCGCATAATCaaggaaatttaatttaattacctTTCGCCTCTAAATTTACATTTTCTGCATATGGTTTActggatttttttgtttttgttttttttttttatttcgatTCATTagtgatttaattatttttgatttaaccTGGGctaaaaagaaattgaactTCGAAACCGAAAACAGAAAAGATAATAGGCCCAATATTAACTCTTTACGAAGCCCAACATTTTTCGGGAAACGTAAATTGGTTGATCTAATCCAAATCCTCTCTACATACTgcaattaatattaaaaaaaaacgaaaatatgtatatttcaacttgataga
Coding sequences within:
- the LOC104740161 gene encoding cyclin-SDS-like gives rise to the protein MKEIASKRKAEPTPFPGKKLLSTRLRRKRAQISPVVVQSPLWSKQIGVSAASVDSCSDFLFVADDNVSCGSSRVEKTRIEEIEVSKPVRDAVKETVGDSKFRRITRSYAKLHKEKEADEIEVSESSCVDSSSGAGLRRLKVKGNVGVEINENDEISYSRSDVTFAEHVSNSRNLSFGSENKESDVVSFISGVEYCSKLGSVTGGADDNEEIEISKPISFVEADSSLVSAKESKPELEIVGCVSDLACSEKFSDEEVSDSLDEDESSEQRSEIYSQYSDFDCSDYTPSLYFDSGSEFSEKSSSDSPISHSRSLYLEFKEQFCRSTIPNELGSSCQEEFLSEVLRFDDEEVEESYQRLRERERSLAYMRDCAKAYCSRMNHTDIITRLRCIMVQWIVEQCSKMELQQETLFLGVGLLNRFLSKGLFKSERTLILVGIASLTLATRIEENQPYNSIRKGNFRIQNLKYSRHEVVAMEWLVQEVLNFKCFTPTIFNFLWFYLKAARANPEVERKAKSLAITSLSDHTQLCFWPSTVAAALVVLACIEHNKISAYQRVIKVHVRTTDNELPECVKSLDWLLGR